In the genome of Candidatus Saccharibacteria bacterium, one region contains:
- a CDS encoding GIY-YIG nuclease family protein, whose protein sequence is MYFYTYVLRSKKDGKLYTGVTRQLQKRLSEHNSGLTRSTKGRGPFELIYFEGCMIEEAAFIREKQLKSGHGKRYLKNRLGASYF, encoded by the coding sequence ATGTATTTCTATACGTATGTTTTAAGAAGTAAAAAAGATGGGAAACTCTACACGGGCGTTACTCGCCAGTTACAGAAGCGCCTATCTGAGCACAATTCTGGACTTACTCGATCCACAAAGGGTCGCGGTCCATTTGAACTAATATACTTCGAAGGCTGCATGATAGAGGAAGCGGCGTTCATCCGTGAGAAACAGTTAAAGTCTGGACACGGAAAAAGATATCTGAAAAACAGACTAGGAGCTTCTTATTTCTGA